A single Meles meles chromosome 20, mMelMel3.1 paternal haplotype, whole genome shotgun sequence DNA region contains:
- the RASAL3 gene encoding RAS protein activator like-3, producing the protein MDPPSPCKTSQTQPAAASSPLTSYRWHTGGEGEKVAGGSRWGRLAGWGRALSHQEPGVSSQPASRSLFRRVLSAPPKESRTSRLRLSKTLWGRHKSPPLEPGPEPEAQEPEPEPETPAPQIPEAPTPDVPIWNIGAFTLLDGKLVLLGGEEEGPRRPRAGSASSEGSIRVAMGNLRDPDRTTGKTEPDAAGPNQVHNVRGLLKRLKEKKKARSELGASASRDGPPSALGSRESLATLSELDLGAERDVRVWPLHPSLLEEPHCFQVTWTGGSRCFSCRSATERDRWIEDLRRHFQPSQDNLEREETWLSVWVHEAKGLPRAAAGTAGVRAELWLDGALLARTAPRAGPGQLFWAERFHFEALPPARRLSLRLRGAGPGGAALGRVALALEELGVPRAPAAGLERWFPLLGAPVGAALRARIRARRLRVLPSERYKELAEFLTFHYARLCGALEPALSAQAKEELAAAMVRVLQATGRAQALVTDLGTAELARSGGREALLFRENTLATKAIDEYMKLVAQDYLQATLGQVVQRLCASSEDCEVDPSKCPAPELPQHQTRLRNSCEEVFQNIIHSYNWFPAELGTVFSGWREACKARGSEALGPRLVCASLFLRLLCPAILAPSLFGLAPEHPAPGPARALTLIAKVIQNLANSAPFGEKEAYMGFMNSFLEDHGPAMQHFLDQVAMVDVDAAPSGYQGSSDLALQLAVLHAQLCTIFAELDQATRDSLEPLPTILRAIEEGRPVPVTVPMRLPPLPTQVHSSFSAGEKPGFLAPRDLPKHTPLISKSQSFSFHGVHRTGSWARRQPDEEQPSRLPRPVQRTQSVPAGRPARRRPSAGPRPRPKSSLRTGPAPRSRPWTGASASLPRKPSVPWQRQLDQPRDRDQALSTHRPVGKLAELQREVAALREEQKALSGLVESLGTHLRALTEKQEQLQGQLQDLDSRLREGTPQSDPGHGAPSSEDHRLKNLERRLAEMESTQAQLRNAVQGLQLPKTSGSRSQPLPLKPPCINGDTT; encoded by the exons ATGGACCCACCATCACCGTGCAAGACCTCCCAAACCCAGCCGGCAGCAGCTTCATCCCCTCTAACCTCCTACCGCTGGCACACAGGGGGCGAGGGGGAGAAAGTAGCCGGAGGGTCCCGCTGGGGCCGACTTGCCGGCTGGGGCCGGGCATTAAGCCACCAGGAACCCGGAGTCAGCAGCCAGCCTGCCTCTCGCTCGCTCTTCCGTCGTGTCCTCTCTGCGCCCCCCAAGGAGTCACGCACAAGCCGCCTGAGGCTATCCAAGACCCTCTGGGGAAGGCATAAGAGCCCGCCGCTGGAGCCAGGACCAGAACCAGAGGCCCAAG AGCCTGAGCCGGAGCCAGAGACCCCCgccccacagatccctgaggcCCCCACACCTGATGTACCCATCTGGAACATTGGAGCCTTCACCCTGCTCGATGGGAAGCTGGTGCTGcttgggggtgaggaggag GGTCCACGCCGGCCCCGGGCAGGGAGCGCTAGCTCTGAAGGCAGCATCAGGGTAGCCATGGGAAACCTCAGGGATCCAG ATCGGACCACTGGAAAGACTGAGCCAGACGCTGCTGGCCCCAACCAGGTCCACAACGTTCGA GGATTGCTCAAGCggctgaaagagaagaaaaaggccaGGTCGGAGCTCGGAGCCAGTGCCTCCCGGGATGG ACCCCCCAGTGCTCTGGGATCTCGGGAGTCGCTGGCCACACTCTCCGAGCTGGACCTGGGTGCTGAGCGGGATGTGAGGGTCTGGCCACTGCACCCCAGCCTCCTGGAGGAGCCCCACTGCTTCCAG GTAACGTGGACTGGCGGGAGCCGCTGCTTCTCTTGCCGCTCCGCCACTGAGAGAGACCGCTGGATTGAGGACCTTCGCCGCCACTTCCAGCCCAGCCAG GACAACTTGGAACGGGAAGAGACGTGGTTGAGCGTGTGGGTGCACGAGGCAAAGGGACTGCCCCGAGCGGCGGCGGGGACAGCAGGCGTGCGCGCCGAGCTGTGGCTGGACGGCGCTCTACTAGCGCGCACAGCGCCGCGGGCTGGCCCTGGCCAGCTCTTCTGGGCCGAGCGCTTCCACTTCGAAGCGCTGCCGCCGGCGCGTCGCCTGTCGTTGCGGCTGCGCGGAGCTGGACCGGGGGGAGCGGCGCTGGGTCGCGTGGCACTTGCACTGGAAGAGCTGGGAGTCCCCCGCGCGCCCGCCGCGGGTCTGGAGCGCTGGTTCCCACTCCTCGGTGCGCCAGTAGGCGCCGCGCTGCGGGCGCGGATCCGGGCGCGGCGCTTGCGCGTGCTGCCGTCCGAGCGGTACAAGGAGCTGGCGGAGTTCCTCACTTTCCACTACGCGCGCCTCTGCGGGGCGCTGGAGCCCGCGCTGTCTGCCCAGGCCAAGGAGGAGCTGGCGGCTGCCATGGTGCGAGTGCTGCAGGCAACCGGCCGGGCGCAG GCACTGGTGACAGACCTGGGCACCGCAGAGCTGGCACGCAGTGGAGGCCGTGAGGCGCTGCTATTCCGGGAAAACACATTGGCCACGAAGGCCATCGATGAGTACATGAAGCTGGTGGCGCAGGATTACCTCCAAGCCACTCTGG GGCAAGTCGTGCAGCGTCTCTGTGCCTCCAGTGAGGACTGTGAGGTGGATCCCAGCAAGTGCCCAGCTCCAGAGCTGCCACAGCACCAGACCAGACTGCGGAACAGTTGTGAGGAAGTCTTCCAAAACATCATCCACTCCTACAA CTGGTTTCCAGCAGAGCTGGGCACCGTGTTCTCAGGCTGGCGAGAAGCATGCAAGGCACGTGGCTCTGAGGCACTGGGCCCCCGACTGGTGTGTGCCTCTCTCTTCTTGCGCCTCCTGTGTCCTGCCATCCTGGCACCCAGCCTCTTTGGTCTGGCACCAGAGCACCCTGCACCTGGCCCAGCCCGTGCCCTCACACTGATCGCCAAGGTCATCCAGAACCTCGCCAACAGTGCCCC GTTTGGCGAGAAGGAGGCATACATGGGCTTCATGAATAGCTTTCTGGAGGATCATGGACCAGCCATGCAACACTTCCTGGACCAAGTGGCCATGGTGGATGTGGATGCAGCACCCAGTGGCTACCAGGGCAGCAGTGACTTAGCTCTCCAGCTGGCAGTCCTGCATGCCCAGCTCTGTACCATCTTTGCTGAACTTGACCAG GCAACCCGTGATAGCCTGGAACCACTGCCCACCATCCTGCGAGCCATTGAGGAGGGCCGGCCTGTCCCTGTGACTGTGCCAATGCGGCTCCCACCACTCCCAACCCAAGTTCACTCCAG CTTCTCTGCAGGAGAGAAGCCAGGCTTCCTGGCTCCCCGGGATCTCCCCAAGCACACCCCTCTCATCTCCAAGAGCCAATCGTTCAGCTTTCATGGCGTTCACCGCACAGGGAGTTGGGCGCGACGGCAGCCAGACGAAGAGCAACCCTCGCGGCTGCCCCGGCCCGTGCAGCGCACACAGAGCGTCCCGGCTGGCCGCCCTGCTCGTCGCCGTCCCTCTGCAGGGCCCCGGCCACGACCCAAAAGCTCGCTTCGCACCGGGCCCGCCCCCCGAAGTCGGCCCTGGACCGGGGCCTCAGCATCTTTGCCTCGGAAGCCGTCGGTGCCGTGGCAGCGCCAGCTGGACCAGCCGCGGGACAGAGACCAGGCTCTGAGCACGCACCGGCCGGTGGGCAAG TTAGCAGAGCTGCAGCGTGAGGTGGCCGCCCTGCGCGAGGAACAGAAGGCTCTGTCCGGCCTGGTGGAGTCGCTAGGCACCCACCTCCGGGCTTTGACGGAGAAGCAGGAGCAGCTTCAGGGCCAGCTGCAAGACCTGGACTCCAGGCTCCGGGAAGG GACCCCGCAGTCGGATCCAGGGCATGGTGCTCCAAGCAGTGAGGATCACAGGCTTAAAAATCTG GAGCGCCGCCTGGCTGAGATGGAGAGTACTCAGGCCCAGCTGAGGAATGCGGTCCAGGGCCTGCAGCTTCCCAAAACGTCGGGATCCCGGAGCCAGCCCCTACCCCTCAAACCACCCTGCATCAACGGAGATACCACTTGA
- the LOC123932196 gene encoding collagen alpha-1(I) chain-like — protein sequence MVGRPGSGNRGGARAPGLAAGAALGGLGAPKGPVRGLAVVAGVPAQAQKKHLRVPTGWALPAGNRRDRNFGALWQRGKGPPAWTPPGGRRGGGGAAPAHPSLGQGPGDAPSARALRGGRPRGTRGGGGDTCPKTPAPPPHRNGPAPDKAPPLQAPPPPPAPGGPAWPGPAPASPSPSRLRPARGLPRPGRASPGRRCRRPGAGVRSSPPRCGRRCRYRRCRSRCRCRGLRSRRRLHRSGDIVPLNRSPRRPAPPARRRDLSATAPPRRHDGEVQAPPYNTPPPQPP from the coding sequence ATGGTGGGGAGGCCGGGCTCAGGCAACCGGGGCGGGGCCCGGGCTCCAGGCCTGGCTGCAGGCGCTGCCCTCGGGGGCCTGGGGGCTCCCAAGGGGCCAGTCCGTGGCCTGGCAGTCGTGGCGGGGGTCCCTGCCCAGGCCCAGAAGAAGCACCTGCGGGTGCCCACCGGGTGGGCACTGCCCGCGGGGAACAGGCGGGACCGCAACTTCGGAGCACTTTGGCAGCGTGGGAAGGGGCCCCCCGCCTGGACGCCCCCCGGGGGTcgcaggggtgggggcggcgcCGCGCCAGCGCACCCCTCGTTGGGCCAGGGTCCGGGAGACGCTCCCTCCGCCCGTGCACTTCGGGGCGGGAGACCCCGTGGGACGCGCGGAGGTGGGGGGGACACCTGCCCCAAGACCCCCGCTCCTCCCCCCCACCGGAACGGCCCCGCCCCCGACAAGGCCCCGCCCctgcaggccccgcccccgccccccgccccggggggTCCCGcctggcccggcccggccccggcctccccctccccgaGCCGGCTCCGCCCCGCCCGCGGGCTCCCCAGGCCGGGCCGGGCCTCACCGGGGAGGCGGTGCCGCCGGCCAGGCGCCGGGGTTCGAAGCTCCCCTCCTCGGTGCGGCCGTCGCTGCCGTTACCGCCGCTGCCGCTCCCGGTGCCGGTGCCGCGGCctccgcagccgccgccgcctccaCCGCTCGGGGGACATTGTCCCTTTAAATCgctccccccgccgccccgcccccccggcgCGCCGCCGTGACCTCAGCGCGACAGCCCCGCCGCGCCGCCATGATGGGGAGGTCCAGGCCCCCCCctacaacaccccccccccccaaccgccCTGA
- the PGLYRP2 gene encoding N-acetylmuramoyl-L-alanine amidase yields MVAQDILWILLGLLLRLEPGTATLPLLMDSVIQALAELEQKVPATIASHTASAWLLFAQDSGPHDVLHRFLLEGRNIKDTRLDPQQLSPEFQSLTKDVAQHGIRGRQEYGVVLAPDGSTVAVEPLLVGLEAGLQGNRVVNLPLDSTAAPLGTGTAFPDTGPVVPDVRAASPRLRGAPPDGTSTDVGARPPNNKPTDLDVKPTSPSVRSSSPDVPVTSPDVQASSPGAKAKSPTTVDSLLVVTLARDLGLAFLQGPQTWSHSGLGTEGCWDQLSAPRTFTLLDSGASPVTMAFLNGALDGALLGDYLSRTPEPRPPLSHLLSQYYGAGVAGDSGLRSNFRRHNAAALTSAPTLTQQIWGALLLLQRLEPTHPQLQGMSQEQLAEVATNATKEFTEAFLGCPAIHPRCRWGAAPYRGSPRPLQLPLRFLYVHHTYEPAPPCTDFAHCAADMRSMQRFHQDTRGWDDIGYSFVIGSDGYVYEGRGWHWVGAHTLGHNTRGFGVAFVGNYTAELPAKAALHTVQDLLPGCAVRAGLLQPDYALLGHRQLVRTDCPGDALFSLLRTWPRFAANVKPRTARRASRRSKKEPPPTNVPATDLQ; encoded by the exons ATGGTGGCCCAGGATATCCTCTGGATCCTGCTCGGATTGCTGCTACGGCTGGAACCAGGGACAG CCACGCTGCCCCTGCTCATGGACTCTGTCATCCAGGCCCTGGCTGAGCTCGAGCAGAAGGTACCCGCCACCATTGCCAGCCACACTGCTTCTGCATGGCTGCTGTTTGCCCAGGACTCTGGCCCCCACGATGTCCTCCATCGCTTCCTACTAGAGGGGCGGAACATCAAGGACACCAGGCTGGATCCCCAGCAACTGAGCCCAGAGTTTCAGAGCCTGACCAAGGATGTGGCCCAACATGGTATCCGGGGCAGGCAGGAGTACGGAGTGGTGCTGGCACCTGATGGCTCTACAGTGGCTGTAGAGCCTCTTCtggtggggctggaggcagggctaCAAGGGAACAGAGTTGTCAACCTGCCCTTGGACAGCACAGCCGCTCCTCTGGGTACTGGAACTGCCTTTCCAGACACTGGACCCGTGGTTCCAGACGTAAGAGCCGCATCCCCAAGACTCAGGGGTGCCCCCCCAGATGGCACCTCTACAGATGTTGGAGCTAGGCCTCCAAATAATAAACCCACGGATCTAGATGTCAAACCCACCTCTCCAAGTGTTAGATCTAGCTCTCCAGATGTCCCAGTCACTTCTCCAGATGTCCAAGCCTCCTCGCCAGGTGCCAAAGCCAAGTCCCCAACCACTGTGGACAGCCTCCTGGTGGTCACCCTGGCCAGAGACCTCGGTCTGGCCTTCCTCCAGGGTCCCCAGACCTGGAGCCATTCAGGCCTGGGGACCGAGGGCTGCTGGGACCAGCTCTCTGCCCCCCGTACCTTCACACTCTTAGACTCCGGGGCATCGCCAGTCACCATGGCTTTCCTCAATGGGGCCCTGGATGGGGCCCTCCTTGGAGATTATCTAAGCCGAACCCCTGAGCCTCGGCCACCTCTCAGCCACCTGTTGAGCCAATACTATGGAGCTGGCGTGGCTGGAGATTCAGGACTTCGCAGCAACTTCCGACGGCATAACGCAGCTGCTCTGACCTCAGCCCCCACCTTGACGCAGCAGATATGGGGGGCCCTCCTCCTGCTACAGAGGCTGGAGCCAACACACCCTCAGCTGCAGGGCATGAGCCAAGAACAGCTGGCAGAGGTAGCCACCAATGCTACCAAGGAATTCACTGAGGCCTTCCTGG GGTGCCCGGCCATCCATCCACGTTGCCGCTGGGGCGCTGCGCCCTACAGGGGTAGCCCCAGGCCGCTGCAGCTGCCCCTCAGGTTCTTGTATGTACATCACACATACGAGCCCGCGCCACCCTGCACGGATTTCGCGCACTGCGCCGCCGACATGCGCTCTATGCAGCGCTTCCACCAAGATACTCGGGGTTGGGACGATATCGGCTATAG TTTCGTGATCGGCTCCGACGGCTACGTGTACGAGGGCCGCGGCTGGCACTGGGTGGGCGCGCACACGTTGGGCCACAACACTCGCGGCTTCGGCGTGGCCTTCGTGGGCAACTACACAGCCGAGCTGCCTGCGAAGGCTGCGCTTCACACCGTGCAGGACTTGCTCCCTGGCTGCGCAGTGCGCGCTGGCCTCCTGCAGCCCGACTACGCGCTGCTGGGCCACCGCCAGCTGGTGCGCACTGACTGCCCTGGGGACGCGCTCTTCAGCCTGCTGCGCACCTGGCCGCGCTTCGCGGCG AATGTGAAACCAAGAACGGCCAGGAGGGCCTCCAGGAGATCCAAAAAGGAGCCACCTCCAACGAACGTGCCAGCCACAGACCTCCAATAA